The following are encoded in a window of Scleropages formosus chromosome 7, fSclFor1.1, whole genome shotgun sequence genomic DNA:
- the LOC108926237 gene encoding asc-type amino acid transporter 1-like has product MDGGGRKRSASCGREPEPAAMSGGDRQRGASVSGIPDRVTLKKEIGLLSACAIIIGNIIGSGIFISPKGVLEHAGSVGLALVVWMVGGGISALGSLCYAELGVTIPKSGGDYSYVTEIFGGLVGFLLLWSAVLIMYPTTLAVIALTFSNYVLQPLFPNCMPPYVATRMLSTTCLLFLTWVNCFSVRWATRIQDVFTVGKLLALGLIIVVGMVQICQGHYEGLRPQVAFQFFKTPSVGQVALSFLQAAFAFSGWNFLNYVTEEVVNPRRNLPRAIYISIPLVTFVYTLTNIAYFSSMSPEELLSSNAVAVTFGEKLLGMFSSIMPISVALSTFGGINGYLFTSSRLCFSGAREGHLPSLLAMIHCKSCTPIPALLLCCTATVVILCIGETHNLINYVSFINYLSYGVTIAGLLYYRWQKPKLPRPIKVNLLVPISYLLFWAFLLGFSLYSEPVVCGIGLVIMLTGVPVYFLGVYWKDKPKFIYSFTEMVTYMGQKLCFVVFPQMDPTESLPPTQWTDKREL; this is encoded by the exons ATGGATGGAGGCGGGAGGAAGCGGAGCGCGAGCTGCGGGCGCGAGCCGGAGCCGGCGGCAATGAGCGGCGGAGACCGACAGCGGGGCGCCAGCGTTAGCGGCATCCCGGACAGAGTAACCCTCAAGAAGGAGATCGGGCTACTCAGCGCCTGCGCCATCATCATAG GAAACATCATAGGCTCGGGCATTTTCATCTCCCCCAAGGGGGTTCTGGAACATGCCGGCTCAGTCGGCTTGGCGCTGGTCGTGTGGATGGTGGGCGGGGGCATCTCGGCCCTGGGATCACTGTGCTACGCCGAACTGGGCGTCACCATCCCCAAATCCGGAGGAGACTACTCCTACGTCACAGAGATATTCGGAGGCCTTGTGGG GTTCCTCTTGCTTTGGAGCGCAGTGCTCATCATGTACCCCACGACACTGGCAGTCATCGCCCTCACCTTCTCCAACTACGTCCTGCAGCCGCTCTTCCCCAACTGCATGCCCCCCTATGTGGCCACGCGCATGCTCTCCACCACATGCCTAC TGTTCCTGACTTGGGTGAACTGCTTCAGTGTGCGCTGGGCCACCAGGATCCAGGATGTGTTCACGGTGGGCAAGCTGCTGGCACTGGGGCTCATCATCGTCGTGGGAATGGTGCAGATCTGCCAAG GGCACTATGAAGGATTGCGACCCCAGGTGGCTTTCCAGTTCTTCAAGACACCCTCGGTGGGACAGGTGGCCCTGTCCTTCCTTCAGGCTGCTTTTGCCTTCAGCGGCTGGAACTTCCTCAACTATGTGACCGAGGAGGTGGTGAACCCGCGACG GAATCTACCTCGTGCCATTTACATCTCCATCCCATTGGTGACCTTTGTGTACACCCTCACCAACATCGCCTACTTCTCCTCCATGTCACCCGAGGAGCTGCTGTCCTCCAATGCCGTGGCCGTT ACATTTGGGGAGAAGTTGCTTGGTATGTTCTCCTCCATCATGCCCATCTCCGTGGCCCTATCCACCTTTGGCGGCATCAACGGGTACCTCTTCACCTCCTCTAG GCTGTGCTTCTCTGGAGCCAGAGAGGGTCACCTGCCGAGCCTGCTGGCCATGATCCACTGCAAGAGCTGCACGCCAATCCCtgccctgctgctctgt TGCACTGCCACCGTTGTGATCCTGTGCATTGGTGAGACGCACAACCTGATCAACTATGTATCCTTCATCAACTACCTCTCGTACGGGGTCACCATCGCGGGCCTGCTCTACTACCGCTGGCAGAAGCCCAAACTTCCCCGGCCCATTAAG GTGAATCTGCTGGTCCCCATCAGCTACCTGCTCTTCTGGGCCTTCCTGCTGGGCTTCAGTCTCTACTCGGAGCCCGTGGTGTGCGGCATCGGCCTTGTCATCATGCTCACAGGCGTGCCCGTCTACTTCTTGGGTGTCTACTGGAAGGACAAGCCAAAGTTCATCTACAGCTTCACTG AGATGGTCACATACATGGGACAGAAGCTGTGTTTCGTCGTGTTCCCCCAGATGGACCCCACTGAGAGCTTGCCGCCCACACAGTGGACCGACAAACGAGAGCTTTGA